A stretch of Arachis hypogaea cultivar Tifrunner chromosome 15, arahy.Tifrunner.gnm2.J5K5, whole genome shotgun sequence DNA encodes these proteins:
- the LOC112750521 gene encoding aspartyl protease family protein 2, with translation MGSACHLSFTLFFAFSFITCTNCIEYLKLPLVQKNNPLSLPAQLLSSDSHRLSTLFAALQGRRGSLKSPLVSGASTGSGQYFVDLRIGSPPQSLLLVADTGSDLVWVKCSACRNCSAHPPGSKFLVRHSRTFAPHHCYDSSCRLVPHPVQTQSQTRTCNHSKIHSPCLYSYSYVDGSTTSGLFSKETTTFNTSSGRVTKVKDFSFGCGFRVSGPSVTGASFNGAQGVLGLGRGTMSFSSQLGRTFGNRFSYCLLDYTISPPPRSFLTIGASKRDAVSRKLFSYTPLVKNPLSPTFYYIVVEGLFVEGAKLPISPSVWTVDENGNGGTVVDSGTTLTFLAEPAYRQVLAAFRRRVRLPPVEGANLGFDLCVNVTGAGKVKLPKLSFSFSGKSVMSPPARNYFIDAMEGVKCVAIQAVKEGAGFSVIGNLMQQGYLFEFDRDRSRLGFTRHGCTLG, from the coding sequence ATGGGGTCAGCTTGTCATCTTTCCTTTACTCTCTTCTTCGCATTCAGTTTCATCACTTGCACCAACTGTATTGAATACCTGAAGTTACCGTTAGTGCAAAAGAACAATCCACTCTCCTTGCCAGCTCAGCTTCTCTCCTCAGACAGTCACCGCCTTTCAACCCTCTTCGCGGCCCTCCAAGGCCGCCGCGGGTCTCTGAAGTCCCCACTCGTCTCCGGCGCCTCAACCGGGTCGGGTCAATACTTCGTGGATCTCCGAATCGGATCACCGCCGCAGAGCCTCCTCCTGGTGGCGGACACCGGCAGCGACCTAGTGTGGGTGAAATGCTCTGCCTGCAGGAACTGCTCCGCCCATCCACCCGGATCCAAATTTTTGGTCCGACATTCCAGAACCTTCGCCCCTCACCACTGCTACGACTCGTCGTGTCGACTCGTTCCACATCCGGTCCAAACTCAATCTCAAACCCGAACCTGCAACCACTCCAAGATCCACTCCCCTTGTCTGTACTCCTACTCCTACGTGGACGGTTCCACCACAAGCGGCTTGTTCTCGAAGGAAACGACGACGTTTAACACAAGCTCCGGAAGAGTAACCAAAGTAAAAGACTTCTCCTTCGGTTGCGGGTTTCGCGTTTCTGGTCCCAGCGTTACAGGCGCGAGTTTCAACGGTGCCCAAGGTGTTCTGGGTTTAGGACGCGGAACGATGTCGTTTAGCTCCCAACTCGGTAGAACATTCGGGAACAGATTCTCATACTGTCTTCTTGACTACACCATATCCCCGCCTCCAAGGAGTTTCTTAACCATTGGTGCTTCCAAAAGAGACGCCGTATCACGGAAACTGTTCAGTTATACGCCGTTAGTTAAAAACCCTCTTTCGCCCACGTTTTACTACATTGTCGTTGAGGGCTTGTTTGTTGAGGGGGCGAAATTACCGATAAGCCCTTCGGTTTGGACCGTTGACGAGAATGGGAACGGCGGCACTGTCGTGGACTCCGGCACGACGCTTACGTTCCTGGCGGAGCCAGCGTACCGGCAAGTTCTGGCGGCCTTCCGGCGGCGCGTGAGGTTGCCACCGGTGGAAGGAGCGAACCTAGGGTTTGATCTGTGTGTGAATGTCACTGGCGCAGGGAAGGTGAAGCTGCCGAAGCTGAGCTTTTCTTTCTCCGGGAAATCGGTAATGTCGCCGCCGGCGAGAAACTATTTCATCGACGCTATGGAGGGAGTGAAGTGTGTGGCAATTCAAGCGGTGAAAGAGGGTGCAGGTTTTTCAGTGATTGGGAATCTGATGCAGCAAGGTTACTTGTTTGAGTTCGATAGGGACAGATCGCGGCTCGGGTTTACGCGTCATGGTTGCACTCTTggctga